One window of the Candidatus Bathyarchaeota archaeon genome contains the following:
- a CDS encoding V-type ATP synthase subunit B has product MVEKAGLIYRSTSEIKGPLLVVQGVKGAAYNELVEVKLPDGSEMIGTVLDTFSDKAVIQVFGATEGLELKVSVRFTGEVINIPLSDDLIGRVFSGSFKPLDHLPEPIGKERREIFGSVINPAAREPPSEFIQTGISAIDGMNSLVRGQKLPFFSEAGLPHNIAAAQVARQATIPGKEEEFAVVFCAMGIKHEEYEFFRREFEKTGALENSVMILNLADDPIIERIIAPRVAQTIAEYLAFNLDMHVLTILTDMTNYGEALRSISVAREEVPTRKGYPGYLYTDLATIYERAGKIKGKKGSVTLMPILTMPGGDITHPIPDLSGYITEGQLILDKDLYLRGIYPPINVLPSLSRLMKDGVGPGRTREDHLGVSNQLYMAYAEGVKARGLVRIIGEVGLSERERKYLRFAEEFERKFVNQGVYENRSLERTLEIAWDLLSMLPEDELIRVKEEHIKKYHPKYKAAAV; this is encoded by the coding sequence ATGGTTGAAAAAGCTGGGCTTATTTACAGGTCAACAAGCGAAATTAAAGGACCGTTGCTTGTAGTTCAAGGCGTTAAAGGCGCCGCTTATAATGAGCTTGTAGAAGTGAAGCTTCCTGACGGTTCAGAAATGATTGGAACAGTTTTAGATACATTCAGTGATAAAGCCGTAATTCAAGTTTTCGGTGCAACAGAAGGGTTAGAACTTAAAGTTTCAGTTAGATTCACTGGTGAAGTTATTAATATTCCTTTATCAGATGATCTTATAGGAAGAGTTTTTAGTGGAAGCTTTAAACCTTTAGATCATTTACCTGAACCCATAGGTAAAGAACGAAGAGAAATTTTTGGTTCAGTTATTAATCCAGCAGCTAGAGAACCTCCAAGCGAATTCATTCAAACAGGTATTTCAGCTATAGATGGAATGAATTCTCTTGTTAGAGGTCAAAAATTGCCTTTCTTTTCTGAAGCAGGTTTACCACATAATATTGCAGCTGCTCAAGTAGCTAGACAAGCTACAATCCCTGGTAAAGAAGAAGAATTTGCTGTAGTCTTTTGCGCTATGGGAATAAAACATGAAGAATATGAATTCTTTAGAAGAGAATTTGAAAAAACTGGTGCTTTAGAGAATTCTGTTATGATCCTTAATTTAGCTGATGACCCAATTATTGAAAGAATTATTGCGCCTAGAGTTGCTCAAACAATAGCTGAATATTTAGCTTTTAATCTTGATATGCATGTCCTTACAATTTTAACAGACATGACTAATTATGGTGAAGCTTTAAGATCAATTTCTGTAGCTAGAGAAGAAGTCCCAACTAGAAAGGGTTACCCAGGTTATTTATATACTGATTTAGCTACAATTTACGAAAGGGCTGGAAAAATAAAAGGAAAAAAAGGTTCAGTAACCTTAATGCCTATTTTAACTATGCCTGGAGGCGATATAACGCATCCAATACCAGATTTAAGCGGTTACATAACTGAAGGACAATTAATTCTTGATAAAGATTTATATCTTAGAGGTATTTATCCACCTATAAATGTTCTTCCATCACTTTCAAGACTCATGAAAGACGGTGTAGGCCCAGGAAGAACAAGAGAAGACCACTTAGGTGTCTCAAACCAATTGTACATGGCTTACGCTGAAGGAGTAAAGGCTAGAGGTTTAGTTAGAATTATTGGAGAAGTTGGATTAAGCGAAAGAGAAAGAAAATACTTAAGGTTTGCAGAGGAATTTGAAAGAAAATTCGTTAATCAAGGAGTTTACGAAAATAGATCTTTAGAAAGAACGCTTGAAATAGCTTGGGATTTGCTTTCAATGCTTCCAGAAGATGAATTAATAAGAGTTAAAGAAGAGCATATAAAGAAGTATCATCCAAAATACAAAGCTGCTGCAGTTTAA
- a CDS encoding 4Fe-4S dicluster domain-containing protein, with the protein MIAKVCKESKLAQFFNKLLEEYDIIAPKKKKNLYEFSEVNDFREVALDYSTTILPPKKYLIPQKENLLRFVKGEITSEEPQLKKKQVIFGIHACDLNAFLLLDKVFMDKFPCPRYVKRRENLITIALTCINPSDTCFCESIGTGPTPSKGYDLLLTKINENYYLIESGSETGEKLIKLVEGKEASSKELEEKNKVIELTKQKFKRRIYVDNLPELIQKNLNHELWRLLGEVDLACGQCVLSCPTCYCFDVKDELNLSLDSGIRYKEWDACFLLEFAEVALGGNFRKDRSARVRQFMGHNLGWGGALQYDVFNGELKCVGCGRCIKTCPVGIDITEVAAVIKGEKSVSEVTAIKNILTNVGEKNARSI; encoded by the coding sequence TTGATAGCTAAAGTTTGCAAGGAAAGCAAGCTTGCGCAGTTCTTTAACAAGCTTTTAGAAGAATACGATATAATTGCACCTAAAAAAAAGAAGAATCTTTATGAGTTTAGTGAAGTAAACGATTTTAGGGAAGTAGCCTTAGATTATTCAACAACAATTCTACCCCCAAAAAAATATCTTATACCTCAAAAAGAAAACTTGTTAAGATTTGTTAAAGGCGAAATCACCTCTGAAGAACCGCAACTTAAAAAGAAGCAAGTAATTTTTGGTATTCATGCATGCGATTTAAACGCTTTCCTTTTGCTTGATAAAGTTTTCATGGATAAGTTTCCCTGTCCTAGATACGTTAAAAGAAGAGAAAACTTAATTACTATAGCTTTAACTTGCATAAATCCTAGCGATACTTGTTTCTGTGAATCTATTGGGACTGGTCCAACACCAAGTAAGGGTTACGACCTTTTATTAACAAAAATTAATGAGAATTATTATTTAATAGAATCTGGAAGTGAAACTGGAGAAAAATTAATTAAGTTGGTTGAAGGTAAAGAAGCATCTTCTAAAGAGTTAGAAGAAAAAAATAAAGTTATAGAGCTAACTAAACAAAAATTTAAAAGAAGAATATATGTGGATAATCTTCCAGAATTAATTCAAAAAAATTTAAATCATGAATTATGGCGTTTACTTGGTGAAGTGGATTTAGCGTGCGGCCAATGCGTTCTATCCTGTCCTACATGTTATTGTTTTGATGTTAAAGATGAATTAAATCTAAGTTTAGATAGCGGAATACGCTATAAAGAATGGGATGCTTGCTTCTTACTGGAATTTGCTGAAGTAGCTTTAGGAGGAAACTTTAGAAAAGATAGATCTGCAAGAGTTAGGCAATTTATGGGACATAACCTTGGTTGGGGGGGAGCACTTCAATACGATGTTTTTAATGGCGAATTAAAATGTGTTGGTTGTGGACGGTGCATAAAAACATGTCCTGTTGGAATAGATATAACTGAGGTTGCTGCTGTAATTAAAGGTGAAAAAAGTGTATCAGAAGTAACAGCTATAAAAAATATTTTAACAAATGTAGGTGAGAAAAATGCAAGATCCATATGA
- a CDS encoding cation transporter: MKCNIWISEEKSLIIVMLITSGIMILEIIGGLISNSLALLSDAWHMLSDLTALLICFIAGKLASKPPTKDKTYGYYRIEVLSALINGFLLVLIAAFIFREAFYRFIHKTEVKSLEMLTIAVIGLIANLISISFLSKHLLNLNIKAAFLHILGDSISSVGVIIGALTIFFTKWHIVDPIIGVIISVIIIYGTGKMLSTALHILLEGVPKHIDINKVKESLKSINGVIDVHDIHVWSITSYIHCFSAHLIVESWAIKESNIILNKLKQILKTKYGITHSTLQLEEEGYEEIGEIHNFQ, translated from the coding sequence TTGAAATGTAACATCTGGATTTCTGAAGAAAAAAGCTTAATTATTGTGATGCTTATTACAAGTGGGATAATGATTCTTGAAATTATTGGTGGATTAATCTCTAATAGTTTAGCTTTATTAAGTGATGCTTGGCATATGCTTTCAGATTTAACAGCTTTACTTATTTGTTTTATAGCTGGAAAATTAGCTTCGAAACCTCCTACAAAAGATAAAACTTATGGTTACTATAGAATTGAAGTTTTATCAGCATTAATTAACGGATTTCTTCTTGTTTTAATAGCTGCATTCATTTTTCGTGAAGCGTTTTATAGGTTTATTCACAAAACTGAAGTTAAAAGTTTAGAAATGTTAACTATAGCTGTTATAGGGTTAATCGCTAACTTAATTTCCATAAGTTTTCTTTCTAAACACTTATTAAATTTAAACATTAAGGCTGCTTTTCTTCATATTTTAGGCGATTCTATTTCATCTGTTGGAGTTATAATTGGAGCTTTGACAATATTTTTTACAAAATGGCATATTGTTGACCCAATAATAGGCGTAATAATAAGCGTAATAATAATTTATGGTACAGGAAAAATGCTTTCTACCGCTCTTCATATTCTTTTAGAGGGAGTACCAAAGCATATTGATATAAATAAAGTAAAAGAATCTTTAAAAAGTATTAATGGTGTTATTGACGTTCACGATATTCATGTATGGAGCATAACATCTTACATCCATTGTTTTAGTGCTCACTTAATAGTTGAATCCTGGGCTATTAAAGAATCTAATATAATATTAAATAAATTAAAACAAATCCTGAAAACTAAGTATGGAATAACACATTCAACATTACAACTTGAAGAAGAGGGATACGAGGAAATTGGTGAAATCCATAACTTTCAATAA
- a CDS encoding FAD/NAD(P)-binding protein, producing the protein MQDPYELNECVIKKIRFETKDTNTYTLAFPNDLIIPEEEFKPGRFILLSIFGFGEAAFSLSSLIQNGTFETTIRKVGNFTQKLHSCKEGDKLYMRGPYGEGWPIDKAEGKDILLVAGGIGLAPLRPVILHIAKNRSKYGRLEILYGARTPNDMIFTSEFETWRKIPNSILRLTVDAVPRGVKWNYKIGVVPILFEDMETTPDNAIVMTCGPEIMMHFVVKGLIAKGFSEDQIYVSLERRMKCGIAQCGHCQVGKKYVCKDGPVFAYSEIKGLPDLTI; encoded by the coding sequence ATGCAAGATCCATATGAATTAAATGAATGTGTAATTAAAAAAATTAGGTTTGAAACCAAAGATACAAACACTTATACTTTAGCTTTTCCAAATGATTTAATAATTCCTGAAGAGGAATTTAAACCTGGAAGGTTTATACTGCTTTCAATATTCGGTTTTGGAGAAGCGGCTTTTTCTTTAAGCTCTTTAATTCAAAATGGAACTTTTGAAACAACTATTAGAAAAGTTGGTAATTTTACGCAAAAGCTTCATTCATGCAAGGAAGGAGATAAATTGTATATGAGAGGGCCATATGGTGAAGGTTGGCCTATAGATAAAGCTGAAGGGAAAGATATTCTTTTAGTTGCTGGAGGAATAGGGCTTGCACCATTAAGACCTGTTATCCTTCATATTGCTAAAAATAGAAGTAAATATGGAAGGCTTGAAATTCTTTATGGAGCTAGAACTCCCAACGATATGATATTTACAAGCGAATTTGAAACTTGGAGAAAAATTCCAAACTCTATTTTACGTTTAACAGTTGATGCTGTTCCTAGAGGAGTTAAATGGAACTATAAAATAGGGGTAGTTCCAATTCTTTTTGAAGATATGGAAACAACACCTGATAACGCTATAGTTATGACTTGTGGACCAGAAATAATGATGCATTTTGTAGTTAAAGGGCTTATTGCTAAAGGTTTTTCTGAAGATCAAATCTATGTTTCTCTTGAAAGAAGAATGAAATGTGGTATAGCTCAATGTGGTCATTGCCAAGTAGGAAAAAAATATGTTTGTAAAGATGGGCCTGTTTTCGCTTATTCTGAAATAAAAGGTTTACCTGATTTAACGATTTAA
- a CDS encoding V-type ATP synthase subunit D, whose translation MPVGLGAGIKPTRGFLLQLKKRVGFIEEGYKLLELKRDELANELRINLEELSIKKKAFEEKIEAAFKNLSLAYALLGSKEITSQSEAVEKNFEVEILPKSVMGILVPYLKIINKPSIINKLGPIARFVAKQFSDLIEELLKVAELEARIERIADDLEKTNRKVNALEKIVIPQYKLIIKQIEDRLDEDMLEEFIRTKFVRAVIAKRRA comes from the coding sequence ATGCCGGTAGGTTTAGGAGCTGGAATAAAACCTACACGAGGTTTTCTTCTTCAACTTAAAAAAAGAGTAGGCTTTATTGAAGAAGGTTATAAACTTCTTGAATTAAAAAGAGACGAGTTAGCTAATGAACTTAGAATAAATCTAGAAGAGCTTAGCATTAAAAAGAAAGCGTTCGAAGAAAAAATTGAAGCTGCATTTAAAAACTTAAGTTTAGCATATGCACTTTTAGGTTCTAAAGAAATAACTTCTCAATCTGAAGCTGTTGAAAAAAATTTTGAAGTTGAAATTTTACCTAAAAGTGTAATGGGAATTCTAGTACCTTACTTAAAAATTATAAATAAACCCTCTATAATTAATAAACTTGGGCCTATAGCTAGATTTGTAGCTAAACAATTCAGTGATTTAATTGAAGAGCTTCTTAAAGTTGCTGAGCTTGAAGCTAGAATAGAAAGAATAGCTGATGATTTAGAGAAAACAAATAGAAAAGTAAATGCGCTTGAAAAAATAGTTATACCGCAATATAAACTTATTATAAAACAAATAGAGGATAGATTAGATGAAGATATGCTTGAAGAGTTTATTAGAACAAAGTTTGTTAGAGCTGTAATAGCTAAAAGGAGAGCTTAA
- a CDS encoding V-type ATP synthase subunit K (produces ATP from ADP in the presence of a proton gradient across the membrane; the K subunit is a nonenzymatic component which binds the dimeric form by interacting with the G and E subunits) translates to MKLKKLLISLVMAFYLLVGLTSVALAAQETVPQEGKFLAMALGVGLSSIGAGYAVAKTGAAASATITEKPELFGRTIVYVGMAEGIAIYGLLIAFLIWIT, encoded by the coding sequence ATGAAGCTGAAAAAATTATTAATCTCTCTAGTAATGGCGTTTTATTTATTGGTTGGATTAACAAGCGTTGCTTTAGCAGCGCAAGAAACAGTCCCTCAAGAAGGTAAATTCCTTGCTATGGCTTTAGGAGTAGGGTTATCTTCTATCGGCGCAGGATACGCAGTAGCTAAAACTGGTGCAGCAGCTTCAGCAACAATAACTGAGAAACCTGAGTTATTCGGTAGAACAATCGTTTATGTTGGTATGGCTGAAGGAATAGCGATTTATGGTCTTCTCATAGCGTTCCTAATATGGATAACTTAA
- a CDS encoding V-type ATPase subunit: MPEYLIVRCHGLKTHLLPNQAIEALASSKNIKEFADVLASTDYGNKIRELKEINAYELEQIFTDELIKRYSYVVNAASNTMQDFLKVYAKRFEIEALTKILRSKTSKTTTSKNIKSFLPSIQELSTLNLDRLIEAETIERTIELLKGTAYFKIVKSLEFYQKYNSVLPLETHLKKIYYEMVFQALETLPNEDQEEIKKLLGIEIDALNCFTALSPILYNYAPELTKQMLIPFFFKVPLSSLKEVIESKSLHTALTVFKGYENVIKPLVEKGDEVLTEINVFKLLKEKADEIMVKSSINFAYAIAYLALCEIEWRNLTLIAFLTQQNIEAKPYLIL; encoded by the coding sequence ATGCCTGAATACTTAATTGTTAGATGCCATGGGTTAAAAACTCATCTTCTTCCAAATCAAGCTATAGAAGCTTTAGCTTCATCAAAAAACATTAAAGAGTTTGCTGATGTTTTAGCTTCAACAGATTACGGCAATAAAATAAGAGAGTTAAAAGAAATAAACGCTTATGAACTAGAACAAATATTCACTGATGAATTAATAAAAAGGTATAGTTACGTAGTGAATGCCGCCTCAAATACTATGCAAGATTTTTTAAAAGTTTACGCTAAAAGATTCGAGATTGAAGCTTTAACTAAAATTTTAAGGAGTAAAACTTCTAAAACAACTACAAGCAAAAATATTAAATCTTTTCTTCCTTCAATTCAAGAGTTATCAACTTTAAATTTAGATAGATTAATTGAAGCTGAAACTATAGAACGAACAATTGAGCTTCTTAAAGGAACAGCTTACTTTAAAATAGTTAAAAGCTTAGAGTTTTACCAAAAATATAACAGTGTTTTACCTTTAGAAACACATTTAAAAAAAATCTATTATGAAATGGTTTTTCAAGCTTTAGAAACTCTTCCAAATGAAGATCAAGAAGAAATAAAAAAGCTTTTAGGAATTGAAATTGATGCATTAAATTGCTTTACTGCTTTATCCCCTATTCTCTATAATTATGCGCCTGAATTAACCAAGCAAATGCTTATACCTTTCTTTTTTAAAGTACCTTTATCAAGTCTTAAAGAAGTTATAGAATCTAAAAGCTTACACACAGCATTAACAGTTTTTAAAGGTTATGAAAACGTAATTAAACCTTTAGTGGAGAAAGGAGATGAAGTTTTAACTGAAATCAATGTTTTTAAGCTTCTTAAAGAGAAAGCTGATGAAATTATGGTGAAATCCAGTATAAACTTTGCTTACGCAATAGCTTACCTTGCTTTATGCGAAATTGAATGGAGAAACCTTACTTTAATAGCGTTTTTAACGCAGCAAAATATTGAAGCCAAACCATACTTAATACTTTAA
- a CDS encoding V-type ATP synthase subunit A — MKGKIKRVNGSLVVAEGLHGAKIGDVVHIGELKLIGEVVRIFGGDVALQCYEDTSGLKPGEPVVSTGRPLSAELGPGLIGGIFDGLEFSEMAMWHLVGPFMKKGVKLEPLDRKKKWNFTPKVKKGDKVIEGDIIGVVPETSVIEHRILVPVGLKGTITEIKEGEFTVEDEVAYIKLPDGGEAGIKLMQLWPVRVPRPYKVRLPSVEPLITGQRVIDSFFPVAKGGTAAIPGGFGTGKTVTLHQLAKWSDAHIIVYIGCGERGNEMADVITHFPMLEDPRTGKKLIERSIFIANVSNLPVSAREASIYMGLTIAEYYRDQGYDVAIMADSTSRWAEALRDISGRLEEIPAEGGYPAYLAERIAEFYERSGRVITLGKEERIGSVTIMGAVSPPGGDFSEPVTSLTLRFVGTLWALDTELAFRRHFPAINWLLSFSRYTDLLKDFWSKYDPDWLYFRDRALSLLEEASKIEETARIIGEKALPEEQRLVLFISEIIREGFLVQQAYHEVDTYCEPEKQAKMLRFLIEFYDMLEPLVRAGVPVEKIRELPLIVEVMRLKERKGVEAIEKVRTEAKSEIKKLSEEYGLVIA; from the coding sequence ATAAAAGGTAAAATTAAAAGAGTTAACGGTTCTTTAGTTGTAGCTGAGGGGCTTCACGGCGCGAAAATTGGTGATGTAGTTCATATAGGTGAACTAAAACTTATTGGTGAAGTTGTTAGAATATTTGGTGGAGATGTAGCTTTACAATGTTATGAAGATACAAGCGGTCTTAAACCTGGTGAACCAGTTGTATCAACTGGTAGACCTTTATCAGCGGAATTAGGACCAGGATTAATTGGAGGAATATTTGATGGTTTAGAGTTTTCTGAAATGGCAATGTGGCATCTTGTTGGGCCATTCATGAAGAAAGGTGTAAAATTAGAGCCTTTAGATAGAAAAAAGAAATGGAATTTTACACCTAAAGTTAAAAAAGGCGATAAAGTTATTGAAGGTGATATAATAGGGGTTGTTCCAGAAACAAGCGTTATAGAACATAGAATTCTTGTTCCAGTTGGTTTAAAAGGAACTATAACTGAAATTAAAGAAGGAGAATTCACTGTTGAAGATGAAGTAGCTTACATAAAGCTTCCTGATGGAGGAGAAGCAGGAATAAAACTTATGCAATTATGGCCTGTAAGGGTTCCTAGACCTTATAAAGTTAGACTCCCATCTGTTGAACCTTTAATTACTGGACAAAGAGTTATAGATTCATTTTTCCCAGTTGCTAAAGGTGGAACAGCAGCTATTCCTGGAGGATTCGGAACAGGAAAAACAGTTACACTTCATCAATTAGCTAAATGGTCTGATGCCCATATAATAGTATATATAGGATGCGGAGAAAGAGGAAATGAAATGGCTGATGTTATAACACATTTCCCAATGCTTGAAGATCCAAGAACTGGAAAAAAACTTATTGAAAGATCTATTTTCATAGCTAACGTTAGTAACCTTCCTGTTTCAGCTAGAGAAGCAAGCATATATATGGGTCTTACAATAGCTGAATACTATAGAGATCAAGGTTACGATGTAGCTATAATGGCTGATTCAACATCAAGATGGGCTGAAGCCTTAAGAGATATTTCAGGTAGACTTGAAGAAATCCCAGCTGAAGGCGGTTACCCAGCATATTTAGCTGAAAGAATAGCTGAATTTTATGAAAGAAGCGGAAGAGTAATAACTTTAGGTAAAGAGGAAAGAATTGGTTCTGTAACAATCATGGGTGCTGTTTCTCCACCTGGAGGAGACTTTAGCGAACCTGTAACATCTCTAACTTTAAGGTTTGTTGGGACACTTTGGGCTTTAGATACTGAATTAGCTTTTAGAAGGCATTTCCCAGCTATTAATTGGCTTTTAAGTTTCAGTCGTTACACAGATTTATTAAAAGACTTTTGGTCTAAATATGATCCTGATTGGCTTTACTTTAGGGATAGAGCTTTATCACTTCTTGAAGAAGCTTCTAAAATAGAGGAAACCGCTAGAATTATTGGAGAAAAAGCTTTACCTGAAGAACAACGTTTAGTTTTATTTATTTCTGAAATTATAAGGGAAGGATTCTTAGTTCAACAAGCTTACCATGAAGTTGACACTTATTGCGAACCAGAAAAACAAGCTAAAATGCTTAGGTTTTTAATTGAATTTTATGATATGCTTGAACCATTAGTTAGGGCAGGGGTTCCAGTAGAAAAAATAAGGGAGTTACCCTTAATAGTTGAAGTGATGCGTTTAAAAGAAAGAAAAGGTGTTGAAGCTATTGAAAAAGTTAGAACAGAAGCTAAATCTGAAATTAAAAAACTTAGTGAAGAATATGGTTTAGTTATAGCTTAA
- a CDS encoding Ni/Fe hydrogenase subunit alpha: MSIEKNIEVGYISRVEGQGEIKIKIVNGFVEEARFGIFEPPKFFEAFLVGRKYSEVHELTSRICGICPVPHQICALRAIENALKLEVSEQTIKLRRLMNFANHLQSHALNLYLLAAPDYLGYESAISMVEKYPDIVKKGLMLKKLGNDLTEAIGGKAIHPVSAIVGGFTHLPSKTMLEELRKRLKNALKDGEETVEFFANLDIPNFERKCEQIALVRKDTYPINDGMLASTEGLNINEQDYRKYIKEIQADYSWAKHSIVNGRGSFMVGPLARVNLNFNCLADKAKAAAEKIGFKPTVYQPFKALIARAIELLNCIEYSLMLIDDLIPLKNEIITEEEIKPKAGVGCAIVEAPRGILYHCYELDNKGIVRKADIVTPTAHNAKNIDEDLKVYATQIHDLPLEEATLKCEMLVRAYDPCISCSVHVTNLKNIR; encoded by the coding sequence ATGAGCATTGAAAAAAATATTGAAGTAGGTTACATATCTAGAGTTGAAGGTCAAGGAGAAATTAAAATAAAGATTGTGAATGGTTTTGTGGAAGAAGCTAGATTTGGAATATTTGAGCCGCCTAAATTCTTTGAGGCTTTTTTAGTTGGAAGAAAATACAGTGAGGTTCATGAGTTAACTTCTAGAATATGCGGTATATGTCCTGTTCCACATCAAATATGTGCTTTACGAGCTATAGAAAATGCTTTAAAACTTGAAGTTAGTGAGCAAACTATAAAATTAAGAAGGCTTATGAATTTCGCTAATCATTTGCAAAGCCATGCTTTAAATCTTTATTTATTAGCTGCACCAGATTATCTCGGTTATGAAAGCGCTATTTCAATGGTTGAAAAATACCCTGATATTGTTAAAAAAGGTTTAATGCTTAAGAAACTTGGAAATGACCTTACTGAAGCTATTGGAGGAAAAGCTATACATCCTGTCTCAGCTATAGTAGGGGGCTTCACACATTTACCCTCAAAAACGATGCTTGAAGAGTTAAGGAAAAGGTTAAAAAACGCTTTAAAAGATGGTGAAGAAACAGTAGAGTTTTTCGCTAACTTAGATATACCTAACTTCGAAAGAAAATGCGAGCAAATAGCTTTAGTAAGAAAAGATACATATCCTATAAATGATGGAATGCTTGCTTCAACAGAAGGTTTAAACATAAATGAACAAGATTATAGAAAATATATTAAAGAGATTCAGGCTGATTACTCTTGGGCTAAACATTCTATTGTTAATGGAAGAGGCTCATTCATGGTTGGTCCTTTAGCTAGAGTAAACTTAAACTTTAATTGTTTAGCTGATAAAGCTAAAGCTGCAGCTGAAAAAATAGGTTTTAAACCAACAGTTTATCAACCATTTAAAGCGCTTATAGCTAGAGCTATAGAACTTTTAAATTGTATAGAATATTCCTTAATGCTTATTGATGATTTAATTCCTCTTAAAAACGAAATTATTACTGAAGAAGAAATTAAACCTAAAGCTGGGGTAGGTTGCGCTATAGTTGAAGCACCTCGAGGAATTCTTTATCATTGTTATGAACTTGATAACAAGGGAATAGTAAGGAAGGCTGATATAGTAACACCTACAGCCCATAATGCTAAAAATATTGATGAAGACTTAAAAGTTTATGCTACGCAAATACATGATTTACCTTTGGAAGAAGCCACTTTAAAATGCGAAATGCTTGTTAGAGCTTATGACCCTTGCATTTCCTGCTCTGTCCATGTAACTAACTTAAAAAATATAAGATAA
- a CDS encoding oxidoreductase produces the protein MTGCAGCQMEFLRLEDELLDLLKNVEISYFVMAKRVNLEGPYDATFIEGSISTPRELNELRELRAKSKLLIAFGDCACTGCIPSILNWVPPAVSAKVYDDFSAIHSKKESFQRIIPLKEFVKIDVELKGCPPHKNLILEVIKSALIQRKPLLRTHPVCIECKLKENVCLLTFEGRPCMGPITAAGCGALCPSLNRVCEGCYGPMSDANAKSLAETFLVKCGLSKNDIARKFRKYAGITPALFEEANKSYEH, from the coding sequence ATGACTGGATGCGCAGGTTGCCAAATGGAATTTTTAAGACTTGAGGATGAACTTTTAGATTTATTAAAAAATGTTGAAATTTCCTACTTTGTTATGGCTAAAAGGGTTAATCTTGAAGGTCCATATGATGCGACTTTTATTGAAGGTTCAATTTCAACTCCAAGAGAACTAAATGAATTAAGAGAGTTAAGAGCGAAATCTAAACTTTTAATTGCTTTTGGAGATTGCGCATGTACAGGATGTATTCCTTCAATCCTAAATTGGGTACCACCAGCTGTTTCAGCTAAAGTTTATGATGATTTTTCAGCGATTCACTCTAAAAAAGAATCGTTCCAAAGAATAATTCCATTAAAGGAATTCGTTAAAATTGATGTTGAGTTGAAAGGCTGTCCTCCACACAAAAACCTTATTCTAGAAGTTATTAAAAGTGCTTTGATTCAAAGAAAACCACTTCTTAGAACTCATCCAGTATGCATTGAATGTAAACTTAAAGAAAATGTTTGTTTGCTTACCTTTGAGGGGCGACCTTGTATGGGACCAATTACAGCTGCAGGTTGCGGAGCATTATGTCCATCATTAAATAGGGTATGTGAAGGTTGTTATGGGCCTATGAGTGATGCTAACGCTAAATCATTAGCTGAAACCTTTCTAGTTAAATGTGGTTTATCAAAAAATGATATTGCTAGAAAATTTAGAAAATATGCGGGAATAACTCCTGCTTTATTTGAGGAGGCGAATAAAAGTTATGAGCATTGA